A genomic stretch from Rhodomicrobium vannielii ATCC 17100 includes:
- a CDS encoding YcgN family cysteine cluster protein has product MPRNESAKQLKWQGSIADPGTKSDAAGDEAPFWRTKALEEMSTEEWESLCDGCGQCCLIKLEDEDTGQIAVTRLACKLLDLGTCQCSNYPARQDHVHDCVKLTPEDVRRISWLPETCAYRLVEEGKDLGWWHPLVSGTQETVFEAGIAIRGSAISEKKVRVERYPAHIVGWLKP; this is encoded by the coding sequence ATGCCAAGAAACGAGTCTGCAAAACAGTTAAAATGGCAAGGCTCAATTGCCGATCCGGGCACTAAATCCGACGCGGCTGGGGACGAAGCGCCCTTCTGGAGGACGAAAGCGCTCGAAGAGATGTCCACCGAGGAGTGGGAGTCTCTTTGCGATGGCTGCGGCCAGTGCTGTCTTATCAAGCTCGAAGACGAGGACACAGGCCAGATTGCCGTCACCCGTCTCGCCTGCAAGCTCCTCGACCTCGGCACATGCCAGTGCTCGAACTATCCCGCGCGGCAGGATCATGTTCACGATTGTGTCAAGCTGACGCCCGAAGACGTGCGCCGGATCTCGTGGCTGCCCGAAACCTGCGCCTACCGCCTCGTCGAGGAAGGAAAAGACCTCGGCTGGTGGCACCCCCTCGTATCGGGCACGCAGGAGACCGTGTTCGAAGCGGGTATCGCGATAAGGGGTTCAGCCATCAGCGAAAAAAAGGTGCGGGTGGAGCGGTATCCGGCCCATATCGTCGGCTGGCTGAAGCCCTGA
- a CDS encoding response regulator transcription factor, producing MRILVVEDDVDLSRQLVAAMTDAGYAADAAFDGEEGAWLGETEPYDAIILDLGLPKIDGLSILERWRKADIKTPVLILTARDRWSEKVAGINAGADDYVAKPFQMEEVIARIRALLRRSAGVAKAELECGDLRLDTRTARVTWKGTAVKLTGLEFRLLSYLMHHQSRVVSRTELVDHLYQQDFERDSNTIEVFIGRLRRKIPADIIHTVRGLGYCLSAAVDPEGSAKKGS from the coding sequence ATGCGCATTCTCGTGGTTGAGGACGACGTGGATTTGAGCCGCCAGCTTGTCGCGGCGATGACCGACGCGGGCTATGCGGCCGACGCCGCCTTCGATGGCGAGGAAGGCGCGTGGCTCGGCGAGACTGAGCCATACGACGCCATCATCCTCGATCTCGGCCTTCCCAAGATCGACGGGCTGTCCATTCTCGAACGCTGGCGCAAGGCGGACATCAAGACGCCCGTGCTCATCCTCACCGCGCGCGACCGCTGGAGCGAGAAAGTTGCGGGCATCAACGCGGGCGCGGATGATTATGTCGCCAAGCCCTTCCAGATGGAGGAGGTGATCGCCCGCATCCGCGCGTTGCTGCGCCGGAGCGCTGGCGTGGCCAAGGCCGAACTGGAATGCGGCGATCTGCGGCTCGATACCCGCACGGCGCGCGTAACCTGGAAGGGCACGGCGGTGAAGCTGACCGGCCTCGAATTCCGGCTCCTCTCCTATCTGATGCACCATCAGTCCCGCGTCGTCTCGCGAACCGAACTCGTGGACCACCTTTACCAGCAGGATTTCGAGCGCGATTCGAACACCATCGAGGTCTTCATCGGCAGGCTGCGCCGCAAGATTCCCGCCGACATCATCCACACGGTGCGCGGGCTCGGCTATTGCC